A genomic region of Miscanthus floridulus cultivar M001 chromosome 3, ASM1932011v1, whole genome shotgun sequence contains the following coding sequences:
- the LOC136542938 gene encoding uncharacterized protein — protein sequence MAYLLAPPNNGAAVLPADDDGGQLRPPTKLLGCLRTVGRPTSKTNPLLVAAFYSAADISRVDVKLVDVASGATVARLDRQGNGHFGVTGGLLCLVGTGGTAAVSVLDPATGDVTSIPAYANGNKTSSAYVFGHVPATGEHKVLRVYTAGHGEIKQSCEILTLGGGGGKQRWRTAPSPPVRVGTAPSRHWAVTRGGVAHFLIPQRAEYDVIASFDMATEEWRPALLQCPLSSDKRNCCSDSLSLVELNGCLVFVHHDYLSFSLDMWVLTDLDRGTWLRVESLRLGKVLRGGETMAKPLMVLDDGRIAFWVRGPNSVLRLYNPRSGSCEEVVNFGKLCSVVGLYRGSLLGVK from the coding sequence ATGGCATATCTGCTAGCACCGCCCAACAACGGGGCCGCCGTCCTCCCCGCGGACGACGACGGCGGGCAGCTGCGGCCGCCTACCAAGCTACTCGGCTGCCTACGCACCGTCGGGCGGCCAACCAGCAAGACGAACCCGCTCCTCGTCGCGGCCTTCTACAGCGCCGCCGACATCTCCCGCGTCGACGTCAAGCTCGTGGACGTGGCGTCTGGCGCGACGGTCGCCCGGCTGGACCGCCAGGGCAACGGCCACTTCGGGGTGACCGGCGGCCTCCTCTGCCTCGTCGGCACCGGCGGCACGGCGGCCGTCAGCGTGCTCGACCCGGCCACCGGCGACGTCACCAGCATCCCGGCGTACGCGAACGGCAACAAGACCTCGTCGGCGTACGTGTTCGGCCACGTCCCCGCGACGGGGGAACACAAGGTCCTCCGGGTCTACACCGCCGGCCACGGCGAGATCAAGCAGTCATGCGAGATCCTcaccctcggcggcggcggcggcaagcagCGCTGGAGGACGGCGCCGAGCCCTCCGGTGCGCGTCGGCACGGCGCCCTCCCGGCACTGGGCGGTCACCCGAGGAGGAGTCGCCCACTTCTTGATCCCTCAGAGGGCCGAGTACGACGTCATCGCCTCGTTCGACATGGCGACGGAGGAGTGGCGGCCGGCGCTCCTCCAGTGCCCGCTCTCCTCCGACAAGCGCAACTGCTGCAGCGACAGCCTGAGCCTGGTGGAGCTCAACGGATGCCTGGTGTTTGTGCACCATGACTACCTGTCCTTCTCCTTGGACATGTGGGTGCTCACGGACCTGGACAGGGGGACATGGCTGAGGGTGGAGTCTCTTCGTCTAGGGAAGGTTCTCCGTGGCGGAGAAACCATGGCGAAGCCACTGATGGTGCTGGATGATGGACGCATTGCGTTCTGGGTGCGAGGACCGAACAGCGTGCTGCGACTGTATAATCCACGGTCCGGCAGTTGTGAGGAGGTGGTGAATTTCGGAAAGTTGTGTAGCGTCGTTGGGTTGTACAGGGGAAGCCTCTTGGGGGTCAAGTAG
- the LOC136542937 gene encoding uncharacterized protein, with the protein MAYLLAPPNNGAAVLPTDDDGGELRPPTKLLGCLRTVGRPTSKTNPLLVAAFYSAADISRVDVKLVDVASGATVALLDRQGNGHFGVTGGLLCLVGTGGTAAVSVLDPATGDVTSIPAYANGNKTSSAYVFGHVPATGEHKVLRVYTAGHGETKQSCEILTLGGGGGKQRWRTAPSPPVRVGTAPSRHWAVTRGGVAHFLIPQRVEYDVIASFDMATEEWRPALLQCPLSSDKRNCCSDSLSLVELNGYLVFVYHDYLSFSLDMWVLTDLDRGTWLRVESLPLGKVLRGGETMAKPLMVLDDGRIAFWVRGPNSVLRVYNPRTGSCEEVVNFGKLCSVVGLYRGSLLGVK; encoded by the coding sequence ATGGCATATCTGCTAGCACCGCCCAACAACGGGGCCgccgtcctccccacggacgacgacggcggggaGCTGCGGCCGCCTACCAAGCTACTCGGCTGCCTACGCACCGTCGGGCGGCCAACCAGCAAGACGAATCCGCTCCTCGTCGCGGCCTTCTACAGCGCCGCCGACATCTCCCGCGTCGACGTCAAGCTCGTGGACGTGGCGTCTGGCGCGACGGTCGCCCTGCTGGACCGCCAGGGCAACGGCCACTTCGGCGTGACCGGCGGCCTCCTCTGCCTCGTCGGCACCGGCGGCACGGCGGCCGTCAGCGTGCTCGACCCGGCCACCGGCGACGTCACCAGCATCCCGGCGTACGCGAACGGCAACAAGACCTCGTCGGCGTACGTGTTCGGCCACGTCCCCGCGACGGGGGAACACAAGGTCCTCCGGGTCTACACCGCCGGCCACGGCGAGACCAAGCAGTCATGCGAGATCCTcaccctcggcggcggcggcggcaagcagCGCTGGAGGACGGCGCCGAGCCCTCCGGTGCGCGTCGGCACGGCGCCCTCCCGGCACTGGGCGGTCACCCGAGGAGGAGTCGCCCACTTCTTGATCCCTCAGAGGGTCGAGTACGACGTCATCGCTTCGTTCGACATGGCGACGGAGGAGTGGCGGCCGGCGCTCCTCCAGTGCCCGCTCTCCTCCGACAAGCGCAACTGTTGCAGCGACAGCCTGAGCCTGGTGGAGCTCAACGGATACCTGGTGTTTGTGTACCATGACTACCTGTCCTTCTCCTTGGACATGTGGGTGCTCACGGACCTGGACAGGGGGACATGGCTGAGGGTGGAGTCTCTTCCTCTAGGGAAGGTTCTCCGTGGCGGAGAAACCATGGCGAAGCCACTGATGGTGCTGGATGATGGACGCATTGCGTTCTGGGTGCGAGGACCGAACAGCGTGCTGCGAGTGTATAATCCACGGACCGGCAGTTGTGAGGAGGTGGTGAATTTCGGAAAGTTGTGTAGCGTCGTTGGGTTGTACAGGGGAAGCCTCTTGGGGGTCAAGTAG
- the LOC136544734 gene encoding pyruvate kinase isozyme A, chloroplastic-like — protein MAAAAHSLLHAPAARRAATATRSAPSPPAPTPPFLLRLRARRPHHRLRSTSPTVASDLTAFPPPNPNGIFASDPPIDVDAATEAELRENGFRSTRRTKLVCTVGPATSSPDQLEALAVGGMNVARLNMCHGDREWHRAAIRAVRRLNEDKGFAVAVMMDTEGSEIHMGDLGGASSVKAEDGEVWTFSVRSFELPLPERTINVNYDGFAEDVRVGDELLVDGGMARFEVIEKIGPDVKCRCTDPGLLLPRANLTFWRDGSIVRERNAMLPTISSKDWLDIDFGIAEGVDFIAVSFVKSAEVIKHLKSYIAARGCGSDLAVIAKIESIDSLKNLEEIIRASDGAMVARGDMGAQVPLEQVPSIQQKIVQLCRQLNKPVIVASQLLESMIEYPTPTRAEVADVSEAVRQRADALMLSGESAMGRYPDKALSVLRSVSLRIEKWWREEKRHEALELQSVSSSFSDKISEEICNSAAKMANGLGVDAVFVFTKTGHMASLLSRCRPDCPVFAFTTSTSVRRRLNLQWGLIPFRLSFSGDMESNLNRTFSLLKARGMIQSGDLVIALSDMLQSIQVMNVP, from the exons atggccgccgccgcccactCCCTCCTGCACGCACCGGCGGCCCGCAGGGCGGCCACCGCCACCCGCTCGGCCCCCTCCCCTCCGGCGCCCACTCCTCccttcctcctccgcctccgcgcTCGGCGCCCTCACCACCGCCTCCGCTCCACCTCCCCGACCGTCGCCTCCGACCTCACTGCGTTCCCTCCCCCGAACCCGAACGGGATCTTCGCGTCCGACCCGCCCATCGACGTGGACGCCGCCACGGAGGCGGAGCTGCGGGAGAACGGGTTCCGGAGCACGCGCCGCACCAAGCTCGTCTGCACCGTGGGCCCCGCCACCTCGTCGCCGGACCAGCTCGAGGCGCTCGCCGTCGGCGGCATGAACGTGGCCCGCCTCAACATGTGCCACGGGGACCGGGAGTGGCACCGGGCCGCCATCCGCGCCGTCAGGAGGCTCAACGAGGACAAGGGCTTCGCCGTCGCCGTCATGATGGACACCGAGGGCAGCGAGATCCACATGGGCGACCTCGGCGGCGCGTCCTCCGTCAAGGCGGAG GATGGAGAAGTATGGACGTTTAGCGTTAGATCATTTGAATTGCCTCTCCCAGAACGAACTATTAATGTGAACTATGATGGATTTGCTGAAG ATGTGAGAGTTGGTGATGAGCTTCTTGTGGATGGTGGAATGGCTCGGTTTGAGGTGATTGAGAAGATAGGGCCAGATGTTAAGTGCCGTTGCACAGATCCTGGTTTATTGTTGCCACGTGCCAATCTTACATTCTGGCGTGACGGCAGTATCGTCCGTGAGAGGAATGCTATGCTTCCTACAATTTCATCAAAG GATTGGCTTGACATAGACTTTGGAATTGCCGAAGGTGTAGATTTCATCGCTGTTTCATTTGTCAAGTCTGCAGAAGTAATTAAACACTTGAAAAGCTACATAGCTGCAAGGGGCTGTGGCAG TGATTTAGCAGTCATTGCAAAAATTGAGAGCATTGACTCTTTAAAGAACCTGGAGGAGATCATCCGAGCATCAGATGGTGCCATGGTAGCCAGAGGGGATATGGGGGCACAGGTTCCCTTGGAGCAGGTCCCCTCAATACAACAAAAGATAGTTCAACTGTGCAGGCAGCTCAACAAGCCAGTCATTGTTGCTTCTCAGCTTCTCGAATCGATGATAGAGTATCCCACACCCACCAGGGCTGAGGTTGCAGATGTTTCTGAAGCTGTCCGCCAGCGAGCTGATGCTCTAATGCTTTCTGGCGAGTCAGCGATGGGGAGGTATCCGGATAAGGCTCTTAGTGTTCTAAGGAGCGTCAGCCTAAGGATTGAGAAGTGGTGGAGAGAGGAGAAGCGTCATGAGGCCCTGGAACTTCAAAGTGTTTCATCTTCCTTCTCTGACAAGATATCAGAAGAGATCTGCAACTCAGCAGCTAAAATGG CTAATGGCTTGGGAGTAGATGCTGTTTTTGTTTTCACGAAGACTGGCCACATGGCCTCCCTGCTCTCGCGGTGCCGCCCCGACTGCCCAGTTTTCGCCTTCACAACCTCGACGTCTGTCAGGAGACGGCTGAACCTCCAGTGGGGCCTGATCCCCTTCCGCCTCAGCTTCTCCGGCGACATGGAGAGCAATCTGAACCGCACCTTCTCCCTGCTCAAGGCCAGGGGCATGATTCAGTCTGGCGACCTCGTGATCGCCCTCTCAGACATGCTGCAGTCCATCCAGGTGATGAACGTACCCTAA